From Leptolyngbya sp. KIOST-1, one genomic window encodes:
- the phoU gene encoding phosphate signaling complex protein PhoU, with translation MDTTQPVRGDFDRQLLRVQRDLLRMGALVENSCVLAREALCDRNLDAAQRLHRHDKQIDQFYRQIELDCMHLFTLQAQPEPEDLRRIGAFMQMVRDLERIGDYAEDLGEVAIKLFPYPVQPLMGRVQTMLDRCRSMVAMCLLALSDLDVESGLEIKQKDDAIDSDYDELYALLAHQSNLVGSVEPTVLLVLAIRYMERIADHATNIGKRVAYIVTGERT, from the coding sequence ATGGATACAACTCAACCGGTGCGCGGTGACTTTGACCGACAGCTACTGCGGGTGCAGCGCGACCTGCTGCGGATGGGAGCACTGGTTGAAAACTCCTGTGTACTGGCTCGGGAGGCGCTGTGCGATCGCAACCTGGATGCCGCCCAGCGGCTGCATCGCCACGACAAGCAGATCGACCAGTTCTATCGCCAGATCGAGCTGGACTGCATGCACCTGTTTACCCTCCAGGCGCAGCCCGAACCCGAGGATCTGCGGCGAATTGGAGCGTTTATGCAGATGGTGCGCGACCTCGAGCGCATTGGCGACTATGCCGAAGACCTGGGCGAAGTGGCGATCAAGCTCTTTCCCTACCCGGTGCAACCGCTGATGGGGCGGGTGCAAACCATGCTCGATCGCTGTCGCTCGATGGTGGCGATGTGCCTGCTGGCCCTGTCTGATCTGGATGTCGAAAGCGGCCTAGAGATTAAGCAAAAAGACGACGCGATCGACAGCGACTACGACGAACTCTACGCCCTGCTGGCCCACCAGAGTAACCTGGTGGGGTCGGTGGAACCCACGGTGCTGCTGGTGCTGGCCATTCGCTACATGGAGCGCATTGCCGACCACGCCACCAATATTGGCAAGCGGGTTGC
- the psaM gene encoding photosystem I reaction center subunit XII has product MPLSETQIFIALALALLPGILAVRLSTELYK; this is encoded by the coding sequence ATGCCCCTTTCAGAAACCCAGATTTTCATCGCCCTGGCCCTAGCTTTGTTGCCTGGTATTCTGGCAGTTCGCCTGTCTACTGAGCTTTATAAGTAG